One Glycine max cultivar Williams 82 chromosome 3, Glycine_max_v4.0, whole genome shotgun sequence DNA window includes the following coding sequences:
- the LOC100784896 gene encoding F-box/kelch-repeat protein SKIP4, giving the protein MGFEALGNKLFLLGGCSEFLDSTDEVYSYDASSKCWAQATSLSTARYNFACEVSDEKLYVIGGGGSNSSDHSWETFDPLTNCWTSQTDPKIVSEIKHSVVLDRNIYVRCTSKYPVTPHVSAVVYKPSSGTWQYADDDMVSGWRGPVVVVDGTLYVLDQSLGRTRLMMSLKERREWIPVGRLLPSNARPPFQLVAVGKSIFIVGRVLSTVVVDVGDLGNEDQMIVGSALPGLLFDVNVISVKCLSI; this is encoded by the exons ATGGGTTTTGAAGCTTTGGGAAATAAGCTATTCTTATTGGGTGGTTGTAGTGAGTTTCTAGATTCTACTGACGAGGTTTATTCATATGATGCCTCCTCAAAATGTTGGGCTCAAGCTACTTCCTTGTCAACTGCTAG GTACAACTTTGCTTGTGAAGTTTCAGATGAAAAACTGTATGTTATCGGGGGAGGAGGTTCAAATTCAAGTGATCATTCTTGGGAGACTTTTGACCCTTTGACAAATTGTTGGACATCTCAGACAGATCCTAAAATTGTTTCTGAAATTAAACATTCAGTGGTTCTTGATCGGAATATATACGTCCGATGTACCAGCAAATATCCTGTAACTCCTCATGTATCTGCTGTTGTATATAAGCCATCTAGTGGGACATGGCAGTATGCAGATGATGACATGGTTTCAGGATGGAGAGGTCCTGTAGTTGTTGTTGATGGTACCCTTTATGTCTTGGATCAGAGTTTGGGAAGAACTAGGTTAATGATGTCGCTTAAAGAGAGACGCGAGTGGATACCCGTTGGAAGGCTATTACCTTCGAATGCTAGACCACCCTTTCAACTTGTTGCAGTTGGTAAAAGCATTTTTATTGTTGGGAGAGTGCTTAGCACTGTGGTTGTTGATGTTGGTGATTTGGGGAATGAGGATCAAATGATTGTGGGTTCTGCTCTACccggattattatttgatgtcaATGTGATAAGTGTTAAATGTTTGTCAATCTGA